The stretch of DNA tccacatgaggtgaaaaagatatcaagtccataccatcactaaaccctctcacgggggcaaactgtgggaggggggcttgaacttaaaaattagattcttgggagtttcaaaccaccatAGTTGATTAAAAGGAATGAAGTGACAACCAGTTCTGAGAAAACCACGAGGTACTTGAGTATTATGCATGGAACCATATCAATAGATGGTGCTGCGCTATGCAGAGTGTTGTTTTTCGTTCCCCTTCATCTATAACAGTAACTTTTCTTAGTAATAGAGTCTACTTCTGTATACTATGCAACGTGAAATCTCAAATCTCTGAGCATTAAGAATCTTTTCTGTAAGGCCTTGGTGTTTTGGAGCATTTGACCCATCCATGTcagtattgaaaaaaaagtacaacatAAAGTTGAAAGGTGGAAAATCCCACCATGAAACTTTATGAAGTAAAAGATTGTGAGTTTATCTTCACTGGTGATTTAGTTCTGAGTTGTTGGACCTGAGTTCTGTTGTTGATGTTTCAACTCCTGTGTTTCTTAATGACCAAGGAATAGCATTTTAAAGacctctccctcttcccagtTTGATGGTAGGTGTGTGAATGGGAACAGTTTGACACAGGGGCTTGTTCCCAAATGGCGCAACCCAGAAACATGCCTTGGTTCACCAAAGGGTGCACAGTAGAGGGTGGTGGGGCTAGTTGCATTTAGGACCACTCTGACAGCAACAGGCACCAGAAAGGACGAGCTGAGTGAGGTATCTGTGGACAGAGATACTCTCTCACTGTAagttttctcaggaaaaaagctatttaattgagccctaatttttttctccatcattGACCAACCTAGTGGCCTTCTGTGATAGAGTGACTACATCAGTGAACAAGGCAAGGGCttacagatgtcatttatctggacttctgtaaaggaCACAGTCacccacaacatccttctctctaaattggatTTGGTGGGTGACTGTTAGGTAGATAAGAAATTGGTTGGATGGTTTTATCCACAGAGAAGGGTCAATGACTCAGAGTCCTGATGGACaccagtgacaagtggtgtctCTCAGGGGTCCGTATTGGGACCagtattatttattatctttattagTGACAAAGGGATCaaatgcaccctcagcaaatttgcagatgcaCCAAGCTGAGTGATGCAgctgacacacctgaaggacaggataCCATCCAcggggacctggacaagctctAGGAGAGGGATCATGGGAATCTCACAAAGTTTAATAAGACAAAGTGCAAGGAGCTGCACCTGGATCAGAGCAGTCTTGGTATCAATCCaagctgggggatgaacaggtggagagcagccctgctgagaaggacttcagggtgctggtggatgagaggctggacatgacccagcaatgtgcactcacagcccagaaagccaattgtatcctgggctgcatcaaaagcagtgtgggcagcaggtcaagggagaggATTCcacccctctactctgctctggtgagaccccacctggagcactgcatccagctctggggtcctcagtcctcagcacaggaaggtcATTGACTTGTTGGAATGAATCCAGAGGAGTGCCCCCAAAATGGTTAGAGGGCTGGagtacctctcctatgaggaaaggctgattTAATTGcggttgttcagcctggagaaaagaatgCTTAGGgatgacctaattgtggcctcctagtacctgaagggagcctacaagaaaggtGTAGAggggactttttacaagagcatgtagtgacaggacaagggggaatggcttcaaattgaaagaggtCAGGTTTACATTAGACgctaggaaaaaattctttgctgtgagggtggtgaggcactggaataggttgtccagagaagttgtgggtgcctggaagtgttcaaagtcaggctagatggagctctgagaaatctggtctagtgaaaggtgtccctgtgtccctgtttggaactagatgactGTTCCAccccaggccattctatgattctatggctCTAGGATTCAATGTCTCTGGTGCTGGGTGGCcgcaccagcactgccaacagGGCTCAGAAAGCCCAAGTGGGTTGCATGGGGCTGGAACAGGAATGTAATGGCCAAAGACCCCTCACTGAGATCTGAGTCACAGCTGCTCCATGTCTTGGGGTAGCCAGCAGCAATTTTGTCTGATTACTTTATAAGAAAGTGAAACATTCCCACAATCCACACTTTATCCATAAACACAGCCCTGTAGGGTGGATATGGCCACCTGAGTCTGACCTATCCGCCAAACACATCCCTGTGTTCATGAGTCAGTGACAAAAATTGGGCTCCCAAAACCCAAAGGAAGGAGAGTTTGAAGCATTCTATAGTTTTCACACACTTCAGTCAGGGAGATTAATTTCAGAGCTGTTGAATAATCAAGACACTTGATTTTGGGTGAATGACTGTGAGAATAAGAGCCATAAATCAGAGTGGGAGATTTCAGGAATGCAGCTGGATTAATTAGGTTTGCACATTAGTTGAGCACTGAAGGAGGAACAGTTTGCTCCAATTACTGCCAGGTACCACTCTGAGAAAACATAACAATCACACCTTGTGCCTCTCTCTGAGCTAGGACGCAGCTTTGGTCCTCTGCTGTGCTTGTGCTTCCTAGAGCTTGTCGAGCTCCTCTTCTGGGTCACCGAAGGCctggaaaaaattattgtaTGTTTGTGTATCCCTGCCTCCACATATCAGCAGGACATCTGAACAAAAACTCCGGAAGAGTGTACTGCAGGAAATTCCTTCATGTGGAGGTGTAAGCAACCTTGGAAAACCAAATTTCTGTCCATAATAGTCTATGGTTTTACAGCAATGTGTGtccaaaattttaatttccagaaaACTGCGCATGACTTAGGAAGTTTAACCAGAATGTTAAAAgagctcttcagaaaaaaatacacatactAATTTTTTGCCAACTcttcaaatgtatttatttatgttggATTTGTGTAAGGAAGTCTCAtgctataattttttattaaaaacatgtcATTAGAAATAAATAGTACATTTATAGTCATAAATAAACCAGTAGTTTTTAAGCACACTAATGCTGGACTTCCTTTTACAAAACTGGAAGTGTATTTCAccatctaattttttttgtttataccTGATATAAATATAGGATAAAGTTGCTGCCTGAAGTTTGTAGTTATTGTAGGTTTCATACCTCCTCAGACTAGGGCTTGTGCCTATTTTCCTAAAAATGTTTATATGGGAAACATACACTTCTATTCTTTCTATTGATTTTGGATGTGATAAATGAGCACAGAAAGAATATAACGATAATAGCAAAGATTAAtatatttgttgctttttcctgCTTGCTTATGGGAATGACTGATTtgtatgaaaaaagaaatattcttatAGAAAGGCTCAGTAATACTAGCtggttaaaggaaaaaataaactcttttaaTTCCCCAGAGCCTTATTTTCATTACCTATGTGAAAATGCATGGCCTGGTTTCTCAGATACTAGGAAAGCAGAATTCCTCAATGCTGTTCTCCTTTCTCGTTTCTGTTTCCTGCAGATCAAGTTGATGATACTCAAATGTCACACGGTTGATGTGTTTGCCGCTGGAGACCATTCGCAGCACGGTGTTGTCACAGCCAATCTTCATTTGGGCTAATTAGGGAAGCGAGATATAAAGGAGATATAAAGATACACTTACATTAGAGAGAGAGCACAGGAAAAGAGATCTATAAATTGGGAATTATAAAGCACTGATGCATGCAATTTCGGAAATACAGCAAATTTGTGTGTAGTAACGACCTGCCAGTCGTGATATTGCtgattaatttttgtatttgttagTTCTGCTTTACAGTGCTTGGGTTTTTCGTAAAGCACTGTAACCTTCACTAGTGCAAATGCCTCTCCACGTCTATGTGCTACTGTTAGATGCCATGAGTGAGGGGTGAGGATAACGGCACTCTATCCCAGGGATAAGGAAAATTAGCAATATTGAAATGTTTCCTATTAGAGGGATGAGTGTGTTTGTTCATTAAGGACGTTCTTCATACTAACAAAGGCATGTGAGAGTCCCATCAAGACAAATTCAAATGGAAGTGCCCAGCATATTGTCTCTGAGAGAAAACAAGTATCACTAAGCACTGCTTTAAATGAGCCATTTGAGTAGGGGCTTGGCAAAGCCTGTTTCATTTGGGGAACTTGGAGCTCTTTCCTCATGACTGGAGAAATCTGGTGTGTCATTGAAAAAGCAGGGGCTCTTGAGATGgaatttcatttccttcacaaaacattttaatctcATCTCAGTGCTCAGCATTtgctcagcaccagcacttGCCAGTTAAGTCTTTTAACAGTGCCTGGACTGTTAAGTTGTGGTGTGATGAAAGGCAAGGGAGACCACAGGGGTGAAGTACCACGCATGTTCCTGCTCTCTAACTCTATGTAAATGCCACTTGTCTGGTGCCCCACTGATACTCCTGAGGTATGAAAGGTGTGCCACAGGGGTTTGTCTATCACATCACTGCCACACTTTGTAGTCTGCTGTTGAATATTATAGAAACTGGGAATTCTTATTTTCGTGGGGAGAAAGAAGTTACTGACCTGTCATGATAGTGAAACAGATTCAGAGCTCCTACAGGGTTCAAGGCAGAGAATGAGAGCTCTGAGGCTTTTGGGGTATGTGTTACACCTGTAGCAGAAAAGAAGGCTCTGGAAACACTGAGTAAGTGAGAGAAAAGCTCCTCAAATGAGAATGTAACCACCCTTCCCTCCTTTGTTGTGAATTTCCAGACTCATTTATGTGCTGACATTCTCATAATCATATTTGTCATAggagaagcatttttaaaatatgtataatttaACCTTACAGCAGGGCAACGTGGTCATGGTAAAACACAGCCAAACCACAGATTTGAATAGCTTTAGATCACATGTTCTGCTAGATGTGAAGTTCACCAGTCTAGCAGGAAATCCAGGTTGCAGGGTTGGGatggggggtggggtgggtgtCTGCATATCTTATTCTGGTTAATTATTTTATCATGTGGAGTTCTTACCAGACCCATGAAAGGAGTGACAGAGGTCAGCTAGTGGAAACATCTTGGATGGGTCTAAGCCAGCTCCTCCTAGAAGCTCTACAAAATCTCCCACTCCTGCACAGCCTACTGATGGTTTCTAAAAAGGCAAAGGCTAAAAgttatttatcatttttcttcaaaatgtagCAGTTCTCTAGACATGATTGTAGCCAACAGTATGTTATAAAAATCCCCTTTGTTCAAACCTGTGTGAAATCAGTTTCTCATCCTGAGCAATACTCTTTTGATTTGACATTAGTAAGTTAATTTCCTTAATTCCGAAGAAAGACCTAAGTAGGCTCTCAAAATTACTGACGACTAGTTAAGGTGGTAATTCAACTGCTTTTAGTGCAGATAAGCAATCTGATTCAAGATGTAATCGAATTAATGCAGTTAAGGGCTGCATGCGAACACACACTCAGCTGGCAGACAGGAACTTCAGTTCCACTATGCCATACTCATTCCTGAGCAATAAGTCTTTTAAAACGCACCATTGTGGCAAAGGTTAATTAAAGTAGGAATTAACCAAAAGGGTAGTTTAGCATGAAAACAGGAGCTCACTGTATATTGGACCCACAAGTACATGGACACCTTGAGTACCTTTGGGCTGTCACCTGCTATTTAGGTGCCTGATTTCTTTACCTTCCTTTGCAGTTGTCCCAtttctgcccttctctgaaTAATTCAACTAATTCTCTTGCCCATCTCTCAAAGCCTGGTTTGCTCATACATTGGCAGTCCCCATGAAGGACCTAGGCTGCCAGACTCACTGGCAGGACAAAACAAACCTTCTTGCTCTATTCTTATGGATATTTTGGAATTGGCACATTCTTAGACCTCCCAGGCACAGAGTATCACCAACAGCTCTTGTCCTCTCCTCTGTATTCTTCACCAAGAATCAAATGTTGTGGCCGAACCCCAGATCAGAGCAAATGGAGCAGAGGACGCTCAGCATGCTGAGCAGACAGTCAGTTCTGAGCACATTTGTATTTTCTCCATGCTAATACCTTACTACCTAATTTAtgtctcctttctctctttagAGCAGTTGCTGCTTTCATTAGTTTAAATACAGACACGCTCCTTTCTTTATAATGAAATTCTTACCCTTTGTTAGGCAAGCAGTAGTTACATGCACTAATGGTACTTTGCATAATTTGTTTGCCACTGCAAGATTACAGAGACAATAGAGATAGAGGCAGACCCAACTCTCATCTCTGGGGGAAACCAGAGCCCTCAGCGTGCATCCAAGTGGTCTGGAGCACACATGCCTTAGGAACCAGTGCCACAGGCTATTCCTGCTTAACgccttccctctcctgcaccCAGAAGATTGCACATGGTAGTAACTTATTAGGAAATAAAGAACTCACCTTTAAAAAGAGGCCATTTAAGTGTCCTAGGATAAGATCAGATATTTTTATCACAACTGGGTAGATTATTGAGAAGCTACAGTTTCTATGCTGGTGAGGAATGACCATGGTAAACCTTCCTGAAGGAGTCTGAGAGATGACGTTGCAAGCTGGGACACAGAAGAAGGTACAAGAGTTACACTGAGTGCAGCAAAATGATGTACTTATAGTACCAAAAAAACAGAGGTGATTTAATTACTGTGAGTTACAaccaaatgctgaaaaatatacatatagCATTTTATGGGGTTCTTGCATAAAATTTGTTCCTTAAAACTTCCCTTCCCATTTTTTACTCTGTAACATGAAGTCTGACAGAACTTGACAGTGAAGCAATCAATGGGAGAGCTCACACCCCAAATCCATATGTCAGGGGCTCGTGCTGTCAAGGGCTCATACAGTTTGCCAGTTTGAAGGAGGCTAAATGTGAGTGGAGGGCTTTGTTTAGCTTTGACAGGTTATTGCCTGATATTGTCAGCAACCCCCTAACTCCAATTCAGCTCCTCTTAACTGGAGCTCCTTACCCTGCAAAATACGTCATTGAAACGAGAGTGTAACTTTATCTTTAGGTTCAAACTTAATAAGGGAGTAACTTATCATCTATGTATGTAGCCCAAGAGATCCTTGACAGAGACCTGAGGGCCTGCAGCTGCTTCAGCAGGACAGTCAAGGACACCAGCCACTGCACAATAATCATAACCACCAGACTGGGGACCCAGCTTGCATGCTCATGTCTGAATAACCTGGATTAAGGACAGGGCAGACATGCTGTcaccttttgtctttttttttttttgtcactttgtATAGTAAGGCAAATAAATCAGACTAGTCTGAacactaatttttaaatgtccTGTCTCCTCTTGAAAAAACAATGCACGTGAAGCACCAAaataggttgcccagacaaGTTGTGGGTGTCCCACTGCTGGAGGAGTtaaaggccaggctggatgcagctctggacaacctggtctagggggTGGCATCTCTGGCCATGGTTGtaacaagatgatctttaaggtcttctTCAACCCAAGtcattctattattctatgattatttGTGCCTTTTCAGCTCACAGGCTTGTGGAACATGATCATATATCATGTGAGTGATAAATATCACTCATAACTATCACATAATtatttgatacatttttttactgttgacctttttcaaatatttttactatgCTGTTCACCCAGATCTAGAAATTGCTTAACTCTCTAAATTAATACTATTTGTTCTACCCAAATGTATTGGAACATGCCAATATTAGATTGGGAGAGATCTTATTTGAAAGAAAGAGCCTTATGGTCCTGTTTATCAAATCCATGCCTGTGTTATCtcttaagcttttttttctttttcttgctacACACACTGAGCCTGAGTCAAATCTGCAGATAtgtgtggctctgctgggcttAATGGAGCTGTGTTAGTGCAGATAATGACAGTGAGAGAATTCAGTGCAAAACAACACATTCATTTTGCTTCCAGCCCCAAATGCAAGCCCCTTTGATGATATAAAATGCAGACTTACGAAAGAGATTGGTATTTTTCTTGATTGTGACAGTAAATCCATTGCCTGGCTGATGAATCCTGAAGAAGATCATTGCTACGTTCTGTGATGACCTGATGCTCTGCTGAATGTTTCCACTTTCACAAAAGTCTACATATCTTTGAGAAGTAGTGAGGGGATGGTCCAAGGAACTTGGAAATTTCTCTCCTTTGAGTATCCAGCCATCAAATACCTACAGGGATTCAATAATTGAAAACAATGCTTTTGCTTATTGCTCTGTTAGCAGAGGATAAAAACATTAAGTATGACAGACACTTCTGTTTTGACACCAAGACAGCCTCTTCAAAGCCACgagctgaaaacaaaaagtcttTGTATTTATTGATTTTCTAGCATTTAACTAATTATTCATGCTTCAATTGGTATTTAGGAAAGAGATACATAAAACTTTTAATGCTATGTTTATTTCCTTCGAGTAACAATTttagttatcttttttttcagggaagtATCTCTTCTTGCTTCAGCATcaccacatttttttattttttactattgCAATTTCATTGTTACTATGAAAAGTGTTTGACGAGCTTGATTTGGAAGCCACAAGAAATATGTCACCCTGTCAAACTGTGAGCATTATATCTACTGATCTGGCCCGTAATTTTCCACAATCCGTGTTTGACAGCTTGTCATTAATGGTCCCAGGGGCCTTCCAGAGGTATTAGAGTACAATAAAACCTTGCAGAGGAATTATTGGCAGAGGTATTGTTCTTATCTGCATCTGCTCTTTCACCTCATGCTAACCACTAGAAAGCAGAACAAATGCTGCATACTTGGCTAGACGCTAAGCATTGACCTCTACAAATCTTTCCTTCACAACAAAACAGTAGCAATTTCCCCTCACCATGCTCAGAGAAAGGTGTAGAAATAATGTCTTAGCTCTAGCATAGTTACACAGTTGCCTGCCTTGCTGTTTCAGTTTCCTCCTAGCTGCACTCACATGGTAATTCCTTCTATGTGCCAGTCAACAGTTCCAAAACTCAAGAACCGGATTCTGCCATTGCTTCAGTCAGTAGTCCTAGTGTGAGTATGTGGGACTTCCTGATGAAAAAAACATCAGGATCAGTCTCTGAATTTGCTAGCACTGTAAATTTCTGAAGTAAAGAAGTGCAGGTGCTCAAATTACACCAGACATAAGCTGGCTGTATAAATACAGAAACTTGGGACACCATGGCCAAAGAAAGGAAACCTCAACATAGTGTCAAAGATCTCAGCATTTTTTTAGCCTCCATGAGAGATCATAAGTCTGAGTACAAAAGCCTTGGACCCACAAGAGGCTGAAGTCAGCCTTCCTGTAGCCAtgtggggagaggagcagaaTTTCCCAGGGTAAAGTGAGCAGGGGAACAGTACCTCTCCAAGAGCAGAAGACCAGTAAAGGGCTAAAGGGaagctttcctcctcctcctccccaccctggAGCTTAGCTCACCACTAGATGGGATGGGGTCTATGCTGTGCCTGGCCACAACAGAGCAAAGGGCAAAGTGCAAGGTgaggggagcagctggggacCATtgagccttcccttctctcccagacTGAGTTCAGATCTTGGACAACACTCCTGCATGCCAGAAAAATGGGCTGGTAAAGTTTTTTGATACCCTGAGTCATGGGCCTCTTTCTGTTCAGAGTACACCTCCTGAAAAGCTCTAGCAGGCGAATTTTAAGCCTGCAACGATCCACTCACTAATAATGTGATGCTAAGTGACCTGTGAGCAGAGGTCTCAGAGCAGTAAGGGCTGTTCAGAGAACTGCATCATTATCTGCAGGGCTTCTGTGATTCACAGTGCAGTGAGAAAACTTTCCTAATAGGGCTCGCAGGCTTGGCTCGTACTGATCAAACCTTTCAGCCAGTCCTCCATGTATGGACACTCAGGAGAGGTTCTTCTGGAAAAGTTCAGAAGAGCTGGTGCTGCAGTTTGGAGAGGTATCCTCATCCGGCATTTGACTTGGCTTTAGAGGGATGGTGATGAGAGGACGCATACTCTGAGTGGctcagggaggagaaggaaccATCCCAGAGATGGCTGCTTTATGGCAGCCTGttctgcacacacaaacacacatgcacacacacacacacacacacacgtatgCATACATATTTGCCTGCCCCTTGCGCACAGCAAACATCTCACGAGCCAGATGATAGCAAGGAAGAGGAAGTACAGTGAGACTTGCAGATTCTTACCTTCAGGAAGTCACCCCCTTGGCAGTCAATGTTCACAAAGTCGTACTCTACTGTGATGAGCTCCTCGGGCTCCCCGATGAAGAAGGTTGCGCAGTGCAGCTGTGGTTGGTCTGCGGTGAAGGTGAACTGCCCCTCTATACTCAGCATGTCAATGCACCCTGGAGAAGCAGGGACAtggggctgctgcctctgcctgctccGGAAGGAGACTCAGTGACAGCTCCCACAGttcagggaaggagagggataGCCAAGACCCCCCTACACTGAGACCTAGCTGGCAGCAAGGATAGGGAGAGCCAGCTGAAACAATTAGGACCCTGCCCAGCATCAGAGGA from Chiroxiphia lanceolata isolate bChiLan1 chromosome Z, bChiLan1.pri, whole genome shotgun sequence encodes:
- the CRHBP gene encoding corticotropin-releasing factor-binding protein translates to MPSAFQFQCHLVLIFLAASKGETRYLEVRDGGEDEPFLLLSEDLKRELFAGQIYRRSLRCIDMLSIEGQFTFTADQPQLHCATFFIGEPEELITVEYDFVNIDCQGGDFLKVFDGWILKGEKFPSSLDHPLTTSQRYVDFCESGNIQQSIRSSQNVAMIFFRIHQPGNGFTVTIKKNTNLFPCNVISQTPSGRFTMVIPHQHRNCSFSIIYPVVIKISDLILGHLNGLFLKKPSVGCAGVGDFVELLGGAGLDPSKMFPLADLCHSFHGSAQMKIGCDNTVLRMVSSGKHINRVTFEYHQLDLQETETRKENSIEEFCFPSI